A single genomic interval of Dromiciops gliroides isolate mDroGli1 chromosome 1, mDroGli1.pri, whole genome shotgun sequence harbors:
- the SNN gene encoding stannin: protein MSIMDHSPTTGVVTVIVILIAIAALGALILGCWCYLRLQRISQSEDEESIVGDGETKEPFLLVQYSAKGPCVERKAKLTPNGTEVHG, encoded by the coding sequence ATGTCTATTATGGACCACAGCCCCACCACTGGAGTGGTTACcgttattgtcattctcattgcCATCGCAGCCCTGGGGGCCTTGATCCTTGGCTGTTGGTGTTACTTGCGCCTACAGCGTATCAGCCAATCAGAAGATGAAGAGAGCATTGTGGGTGATGGAGAAACCAAAGAACCCTTCCTTTTAGTCCAGTATTCGGCTAAAGGTCCTTGTGTGGAGAGAAAAGCTAAACTGACTCCTAATGGCACAGAAGTCCATGGCTAA